GCGGACCCGCCAGTCGTCGCGCAGCGCGCCGGAGATTGCGGTCTCGCCCCTGGCGAGGCGGCCGAGGACGAGCATCTCGGCCGCGACGAGCCGGGCGTCGGCGGCAAGGTCGATGTCGATGCGCCGCGCGAGCCGGGCGCCGTCGAACAAGATGGTCTCCTGCGGCAACCAGGCGAGGCGCGCGCCCGGGGCGAGCGTCAGGGCGGTGGAAATATGCGCCGGCGCCTCGGGCGAGCGGTAGATCTTCTCCGCGGCGACGCTGGTGACGGTGACGTCGGCGCTTGCCGCGAGGTCGAGCGCGACGGCGAGCCGATCGCCACCGACGATGCCGCCGGCCGTGTTGACGAGGATCGTCTCGCAGCGTGGGCCGCGCACGCGGCGCAGCCGCAGGCCGCCGCTCTCGTGCAGGCGGGTCAGCGCGGTCGTGCCGTCGAGGGACGCGAAGGCCGCGCGGATGGCGCTTGACGTGGTGGGCGCGATCGGAGGCGGCGCGGCGGTCATGCGCCTGTCTGCGACAGGGCGGACCCGCACACAAGAACAGGACGCGTCCTCCCCGGCGTGGGGAGGACGCGGAGGGAGAGCTTAGTGGATGTCCGGCGGCAGCTTGCCGCCGTTCTCGGCGAGCTTCTGCATGACCTGCTTGTGCAGCCACATGTTCATCGTCGCCGAGTCTTCGGTGTCGCCGGTGTAGTGCAGCTCGTGGGCGAGCTCCTTGCGCGCGGTGAGGCTCGAGTCGATGTGCAGGAGCTTCATGAGGTCGACGATCGAGTGGCGCCAATCGAGCTTCTGGCCGCCCGTGTCCATGCCGTCGAGCACCGCCGCGACGTCGACCGAGGCCGGAGCCGTCGAAGGCGCCGCGCCGCCGGAGGCCGGGGCCGACGGGGCCGCCGTCGAGGACGAGGTCGTGTCGCTCGGCGCGGGGGACGACGGCGCGGGCGCCGCGGAGCCGCTCGGGGCGGCGGAGCCGGGCGCCGCCTCGGCCGATCCCGAGCCGAAGATCTTGGACATGATGCTGCCGAAAATGCTCATCGTTTGCTCTCCAACGGCCTAAGATCGTCGTCGCCGCAGCCGGTGCGGCGCGCGGCGACAGAAGGACGGGCGGCCTCGGGGCTTGCAACACCGCAGCCCCACCCGTCCGGCGCTCAACGCGCGAGGTGCGGCAAAGCTGCCGCCGTCGCCCAGGTCATTTGCCTGTCACGAGGAGGATCTTCCCGAGGTGCGCGGACGATTCCATCAGCTCGTGCGCCTGCCGCGCCTCGACGAGCGGGAAGGTCGCGTGGATCACCGGCTTCACCGTGCCGGCCTCGAGCAGCGGCAGCGCATGCTCGCGCACGCCGCGCGCCACCTCGGCCTTCATCGCGAGCGGCCGCGCGCGCAGGGTGGAGCCGGTGAGCGTGAGCCGGCGCACCATCACGGCCGTGAAGTCGAGCCGCTCGGTTATGGGCGAGCCGAGGAAGGCGATCTGCACGAGCCGCCCCTCGGTCGCCAGGATCGCGATGTTGCGCGGCAGGTAGGCGCCGCCGACCATGTCGAGGATGACGTCGACGCCGCGCTTCTGCGTGATCGTCTTGATCTCCTCGACGAAGTCCTGGGTCTTGTAGTCGATCGCATGGTCGGCGCCGAGCGTGCGGCAGTAGGCGCATTTTGACGCCGAGCCGGCGGTCGCGAACACCTCGGCCCCGAAGGCGTGCGCGAGCTGGATCGCCGTCGAGCCGATGCCGCTCGAGCCGCCGTGGACGAGCAGGCGCTCGCCCGGCTTAAGCCGGCCGCGCGTGAAGACGTTGTCGTAGACGGTGAAATAGTTTTCCGGAATGCCCGCCGCGTCGACGATCTCGAGGCTCCTCGGCACGGGCAGGCAGAGCGCGGCGTCGGCGAGCGCGTATTCGGCATAGCCGCCGGAGCCCACGAGCGCGCAGACGGCGTCGCCCTCCCGCAGGCCTTCGACGCCGGCGCCGACCGCCGCGACGCGGCCCGAGACCTCGAGGCCGGGGACGTCGGTCTCGCCCGGCGGCGGCGGGTAGGCGCCGGCGCGCTGGAAGACGTCGGGCCGATTGACGCCGGCCGCCGCGACCTCGATCAGCACCTTGCCCTCGCCGGGCCGCGGCACCTCCGCCTCGGCGACGCGGATCACCTCGGGTCCGCCGTGGCCGTCGAAGACGATCTGCTGCATGCGGGCGGGAAGCGTGGCCATTGGATCTCCTGGGCTGGCCGCTGGATGTAGGGCGTCGGCGCGAAATCGCCTTCCTCGGGGTGCATCCCGGAGGCATCAGACCTTTCGACGAGCCGCAGGGCCTTGACGAAGGCACCTCCGACCCGAGAAAAGTCACGCGATTTTGATCGAGGCTGATTGTGAACACCAAGAGACGTGGCCTGGCGGGCAACATCCTCGAGATCGTCATCGAGCTCGTGGTCGGCTTCTTCGTCGTGCTCGACGCGATCGTGCGGCCGCTGTTCGGCCCGATCGTGCGCTTCCTCTCGAGCCTGCGGATCGTGCACCGCATCGAGGCGTGGATCGCCTCGCTCAACCCCTACGTCATCTTCGTGCTGATCGCGGCGCCCTTCGCGGTCGCCGAGCTGACCAAGGTCTATGCCGTCATCCTGATGGCCGAGGAGCATTTCCGGCTCGGGATGAGCCTGTTCATCGGCGCCTACGTCGTCTCGATCCTCGTGTGCGAGCGCATCTTCCACGCCGGCAAGGACCAGCTCCTGACGCTCGGCTGGTTTAAGTGGGGCTACGACCGGGTGATGGTGGTGAAGGACGCGATCGTCGGCTGGATCGTCAAGACGCAGGCGTGGCAGGCGGTGAGCGCGCTGCGCGAGCGGATCAAGCTCGGCTGGCGGCGCCTGCGCACGCGGCTGCGCGTCGGCTTCGTCCGGCGCGATGCCCCCGCGAAGCTGATGCTCGACAAAGGGGTGCGCGACCAGCGACACTGAGGGCATGCGCACCGTCGACCTCAACTGCGACTGCGGCGAGGGGTTCGGCGCCTGGAGCATGGGCGACGATGCCGCGATGCTCGACATCGTCACCTCCGCCCACGTCGCCTGCGGTTTCCATGCCGGCGATCCCGACATCATGGCCGCCACCTTCGCGCTCGCCCGCGCACGCGGCGTGGCGGTCGGCGCGCACCCGGGCTTTGCCGACCGCGCCGGCTTCGGCCGCCGCCGGATCCCGG
This Beijerinckiaceae bacterium RH AL1 DNA region includes the following protein-coding sequences:
- the ureD_2 gene encoding Urease accessory protein UreD (ID:RHAL1_03302;~source:Prodigal:2.6), with protein sequence MTAAPPPIAPTTSSAIRAAFASLDGTTALTRLHESGGLRLRRVRGPRCETILVNTAGGIVGGDRLAVALDLAASADVTVTSVAAEKIYRSPEAPAHISTALTLAPGARLAWLPQETILFDGARLARRIDIDLAADARLVAAEMLVLGRLARGETAISGALRDDWRVRRDGRLVFAEATRLEGAIGAVLDRPALGGGARATMLMLVAAPGCEALVEPLRAAFAPHADVEAGVSARNGIVVARALARSPERLRAAMVAVLARAGVDPLPRVWS
- a CDS encoding hypothetical protein (ID:RHAL1_03303;~conserved protein of unknown function;~source:Prodigal:2.6); this translates as MSIFGSIMSKIFGSGSAEAAPGSAAPSGSAAPAPSSPAPSDTTSSSTAAPSAPASGGAAPSTAPASVDVAAVLDGMDTGGQKLDWRHSIVDLMKLLHIDSSLTARKELAHELHYTGDTEDSATMNMWLHKQVMQKLAENGGKLPPDIH
- a CDS encoding hypothetical protein (ID:RHAL1_03305;~conserved membrane protein of unknown function;~source:Prodigal:2.6) → MNTKRRGLAGNILEIVIELVVGFFVVLDAIVRPLFGPIVRFLSSLRIVHRIEAWIASLNPYVIFVLIAAPFAVAELTKVYAVILMAEEHFRLGMSLFIGAYVVSILVCERIFHAGKDQLLTLGWFKWGYDRVMVVKDAIVGWIVKTQAWQAVSALRERIKLGWRRLRTRLRVGFVRRDAPAKLMLDKGVRDQRH
- a CDS encoding NAD(P)H quinone oxidoreductase, PIG3 family (ID:RHAL1_03304;~source:Prodigal:2.6); the protein is MATLPARMQQIVFDGHGGPEVIRVAEAEVPRPGEGKVLIEVAAAGVNRPDVFQRAGAYPPPPGETDVPGLEVSGRVAAVGAGVEGLREGDAVCALVGSGGYAEYALADAALCLPVPRSLEIVDAAGIPENYFTVYDNVFTRGRLKPGERLLVHGGSSGIGSTAIQLAHAFGAEVFATAGSASKCAYCRTLGADHAIDYKTQDFVEEIKTITQKRGVDVILDMVGGAYLPRNIAILATEGRLVQIAFLGSPITERLDFTAVMVRRLTLTGSTLRARPLAMKAEVARGVREHALPLLEAGTVKPVIHATFPLVEARQAHELMESSAHLGKILLVTGK